The Anguilla anguilla isolate fAngAng1 chromosome 4, fAngAng1.pri, whole genome shotgun sequence genome has a window encoding:
- the mep1b gene encoding meprin A subunit beta, with protein sequence MSEVDVDGGRDLDIIDINEEARLDLLEGDIVFDGNRNSILGDQYRWPTTVPYYLEDSLEINAKGVILKAFEQYRLKTCINFTPWEGEKNYISVFKGSGCYSFVGNRQVGRQGLSIGSNCDRIATVEHEFLHALGFWHEQSRADRDDYVTVVWDQITEGKEHNFNTYDDAVSSALNVPYDYGSAMHYSKTAFNKGSAPTIVTKIPEFMDVIGQRMEFSDSDVLKLNRLYNCTTSSTFLDTCSFELSNICGMVQGSSDSGDWIRVTAVPGGPPTDHTNMGQCKGTGFFMHFSTAAGRPGDRALLESRLLYPKRGSQCLQFYLHTSGGALDRLDVRVREYDQASPQGTLRHIKQIVVEDHHSWELHHVTLDARKKFRVVFEGTKGEGPSSGGGLSIDDINLSETECPHHQWRIRDFARLLATTPPGKKLYSPRFLSREGYTFQVGLYLNGTSSSPGNLAIYFYLVSGELDRTLQWPCPWKQVTMTLVDQNPDVRRQMSNQRSVTTDPDRYETDANGNREYFWDDPRKVGSLVTDEDGTQFYRGPGRGTSSFLTHGRLKSRDFIKGDDAIFLFTLEDVSRFLETQPLPQADPCSTVNCGNQEVCVRDGEVATCRCEGAGCRRIGPAEDPRPTAAAAGAAAASVCALVAM encoded by the exons ATGTCTG AGGTCGATGTGGACGGAGGAAGAGACCTGGATATCATCGATATCAACGAAG AGGCGAGGCTGGACCTGCTGGAAGGCGACATTGTGTTTGACGGG aacAGGAACTCCATCCTTGGGGACCAATACCGATGGCCGACCACCGTCCCGTACTACCTGGAGGACAGCTTAG AGATTAACGCCAAAGGGGTGATCCTGAAAGCCTTCGAGCAGTACCGGCTGAAGACCTGCATCAACTTCACACCctgggaaggagagaaaaactACATCTCCGTGTTCAAGGGCAGTGG GTGTTACTCCTTTGTGGGGAACCGTCAGGTGGGGAGACAGGGCCTGTCCATCGGCAGCAACTGCGACCGCATCGCCACGGTGGAGCACGAGTTCCTCCACGCGCTCGGGTTCTGGCACGAGCAGTCGCGGGCGGACCGGGACGACTACGTGACCGTCGTCTGGGATCAGATCACCGAGG ggAAGGAGCACAACTTCAACACGTACGACGACGCCGTGTCCAGCGCGCTGAACGTGCCCTACGACTACGGCTCCGCGATGCACTACAGCAAGACCGCCTTCAACAAGGGCTCCGCCCCCACCATCGTCACCAAGATACCCGAGTTCATGGACGTGATTGGCCAGCGCATGGAGTTCAGCGACAGCGACGTGCTGAAGCTGAACCGTCTGTACAACTGCA ccACGTCCTCCACCTTCCTGGACACCTGCAGCTTCGAGCTCTCCAACATCTGCGGGATGGTCCAGGGCTCGAGCGACAGCGGAGACTGGATTCGGGTGACGGCGGTCCCAGGCGGGCCCCCTACAGACCACACCAACATGGGACAGTGCAAAG GCACCGGGTTCTTCATGCATTTCAGCACGGCGGCTGGTCGCCCGGGAGACCGCGCCCTCCTGGAGAGCCGGCTGCTCTACCCGAAGCGAGGCTCTCAGTGCCTGCAGTTCTACCTCCACACCAGCGGGGGCGCCCTCGATCGCCTCGACGTCCGGGTCCGAGAGTACGACCAGGCCAGTCCCCAGGGAACCCTGAGGCACATAAAGCAGATCGTCG TGGAGGATCATCACTCGTGGGAGCTTCACCATGTGACCCTGGACGCGCGCAAGAAGTTCCGGGTCGTCTTCGAGGGCACGAAAGGGGAGGGGCCTTCCTCGGGGGGCGGGCTCTCCATCGACGACATCAACCTGTCGGAGACGGAGTGCCCCCACCACCAGTGGAGGATAAGGGACTTCGCCCGGCTCCTGGCCACCACGCCCCCGGGCAAGAAGCTGTACAGCCCCCGCTTCCTCTCCAGGGAGGGCTACACCTTCCAGGTGGGCCTCTACCTCAACGGCACCTCCAGTAGCCCCGGCAACCTGGCCATCTACTTCTACCTGGTCTCCGGGGAGCTGGACCGCACGCTCCAGTGGCCGTGTCCATGGAAACAGGTCACCATGACGCTGGTGGATCAGAACCCCGACGTCCGTCGCCAAATGTCCAACCAGCGGAGCGTCACCACCGACCCGGACAGATACGAAACGGACG CCAATGGCAACCGGGAGTACTTCTGGGACGACCCCCGGAAAGTGGGGAGCCTGGTCACGGACGAGGACGGGACTCAGTTTTACAGGGGGCCAGGGAGGGGGACGAGCTCCTTCCTCACCCACGGCAGGCTGAAGAGCAGGGACTTCATCAAGGGGGACGACGCCATCTTCCTCTTCACCCTGGAAG ATGTGTCCAGGTTCCTGGAgacccagcccctcccccaagctGACCCCTGCAGCACAGTGAATTGTGGGAACCAGGAAGTGTGCGTGCGAGACGGCGAGGTGGCCACATGCAG GTGCGAGGGAGCAGGGTGCCGGAGGATCGGCCCGGCCGAGGACCCGCGGCCAACCGCGGCGGCGGCcggagcggcggcggcgtccgTCTGCGCCCTGGTCGCCATG
- the mcm3l gene encoding MCM3 minichromosome maintenance deficient 3 (S. cerevisiae), like, with amino-acid sequence MDTGFEDLELREAQREYLDFLDDDQDQGIYHEKVRGMVTEYGCRLIVNVNDLRRKNEKRAKALLNDAFRELAAFQGALKDLVASIDGTYAKQFDEFHVGFEGSFGSKHVSPRTLAARFLGNLVCVEGIVTKCSLVRPKITRSVHYCPATKKTLERKYTDLTSLDAFPSSAIYPTKDEENNPLETEFGLCTYKDHQTVTIQEMPEKAPAGQLPRSVDIVINDDLVDRVKPGDRVQVVGVYRCLPAKQGGFTSGTFRTIMLANNIKLMSKEIVPNFSADDVSKIKKFCKAHSKDVFEHLSRSLAPSIHGHEYIKKAILCLLLGGNETNLENGTRIRGDINILLIGDPSVAKSQLLRYVLFTAPRAIPTTGRGSSGVGLTAAVTTDQETGERRLEAGAMVLADRGIVCIDEFDKMSDMDRTAIHEVMEQGRVTISKAGIQARLNARCCVLAAANPVYGRYDQYKTPMENIGLQDSLLSRFDLLFIVLDQMDPDSDRQISDHVLRMHRYRTPGEQEGTAMPLGSTVDVFATDDPNAAEIAEQELQVYEKKDNILYGHRKKKEKVVTMEFIKKYIHVAKLVKPVLTQEASDHISEQYARLRSHDQVNSDSARTMPVTARALETMIRLATAHAKARMSKSTDLPDAEAALELMQFAYFKKILEKEKKKAPEDSMEVEGSQSQDLDSQRTTRKSSRRSKDDADVTEAGDDPFVFSEEEPETEPSQKAKPPPPLRQSQRKAEGGKDRLREFKAVLLQAFKGARSQSIPVPELLAHVNRGQADPFEEREVEQLLGRMQDDNQVMVSEDVVFLI; translated from the exons ATGGATACTGGGTTTGAAGATCTCGAGCTACGGGAGGCACAGCGGGAGTACTTGGACTTTCTGGATGATGAT CAAGATCAAGGAATTTATCATGAGAAAGTCAGAGGTATGGTTACCGAATATGGATGTCGCCTCATCGTGAACGTCAACGATTTGCGAAGAAAGAACGAAAAACGGGCCAAGGC ATTGCTCAACGATGCATTCAGGGAACTGGCGGCTTTTCAAGGCGCTTTGAAAGATTTGGTGGCGTCCATCGACGGAACTTACGCCAAGCAGTTCGATGAGTTCCACGTGGGGTTCGAGGGGAGTTTTGGATCCAAGCACGTCTCTCCTCGTACACTGGCAGCTCGGTTTCTTGGTAACCTGGTCTGCGTGGAGGGAATCGTGACCAAAT GCTCACTGGTGAGGCCCAAAATCACCAGGAGTGTGCACTACTGCCCCGCCACGAAGAAAACCCTGGAGCGCAAGTACACGGACCTCACCTCGCTGGACGCGTTCCCATCCAGCGCCATCTACCCCACCAAG GACGAGGAGAATAACCCGCTGGAGACGGAGTTTGGGCTCTGCACCTATAAGGACCACCAGACCGTCACCATCCAGGAGATGCCGGAGAAGGCCCCCGCCGGGCAGCTGCCCCGCTCCGTCGACATCGTCATCAACGACGACCTGGTGGACAGGGTCAAGCCGGGGGACCGGGTGCAGGTGGTGGGGGTGTACCGCTGCCTCCCTGCCAAACAGGGGGGCTTCACCTCCGGCACCTTCAG GACGATCATGCTGGCCAATAACATCAAGCTCATGAGCAAAGAAATCGTCCCAAACTTTTCTGCCGACGATGTGAGCAAGATCAAGAAGTTCTGCAAGGCCCACTCTAAA GATGTGTTTGAGCATCTCAGCAGGTCTCTGGCGCCCAGTATCCATGGCCACGAGTACATCAAGAAAGCCATCCTCTGTCTGTTGCTGGGCGGAAACGAAACCAATCTGGAGAACGGGACGCGCATCAGAGGTGACATCAACATACTGCTGATTG GTGACCCCTCCGTGGCGAAGTCTCAGCTCCTCCGCTACGTCCTGTTCACCGCCCCGCGGGCCATTCCCACGACGGGACGCGGGTCGTCCGGAGTGGGTCTGACCGCTGCCGTGACAACCGATCAGGAGACGG GGGAGCGACGGCTGGAGGCGGGGGCCATGGTGCTGGCCGACCGGGGCATCGTGTGCATCGACGAGTTCGACAAGATGTCGGACATGGACCGCACCGCCATCCACGAGGTCATGGAGCAGGGCCGCGTCACCATCTCCAAGGCGGGGATCCAGGCCCGCCTCAACGCGCGCTGCTGCGTGCTGGCAGCCGCCAATCCCGTCTATGGGAGG TACGACCAGTACAAAACGCCGATGGAGAACATCGGCCTTCAGGACTCCCTGCTGTCCCGGTTCGACCTGCTGTTCATCGTGCTCGACCAGATGGACCCGGACAGCGACCGCCAGATCTCCGACCACGTCCTCCGCATGCACCGATACCGCACCCCCGGAGAGCAGGAGGGCACGG CTATGCCGCTGGGCAGCACGGTTGACGTGTTCGCCACCGACGACCCCAACGCCGCGGAGATTGcagagcaggagctgcaggtttATGAGAAAAAGGACAACATTCTCTACGGGCACCGCAAGAAAAA GGAGAAGGTGGTCACCATGGAGTTCATCAAGAAGTACATCCACGTGGCCAAGCTGGTGAAGCCCGTGCTGACGCAGGAGGCGTCCGATCACATATCCGAGCAGTACGCCCGGCTGCGCAGCCACGACCAAGTCAACTCGGACAGCGCACGG ACGATGCCAGTCACTGCCCGAGCCCTGGAGACCATGATCCGATTGGCCACCGCGCACGCCAAGGCCCGCATGAGCAAGTCCACTGACCTGCCCGACGCCGAGGCCGCCCTGGAGCTCATGCAGTTCGCCTACTTTAAAAAG AttctggagaaggagaagaagaaggctCCCGAGGACAGCATGGAGGTTGAGGGGTCGCAGAGCCAAGACCTGGACAGTCAGAGGACCACAAG GAAGAGTTCTCGGCGCTCCAAGGACGACGCGGATGTGACGGAGGCCGGGGACGACCCGTTTGTGTTCAGCGAGGAAGAACCggaga CGGAGCCCAGTCAGAaagccaaacccccccctccgctgAGGCAGTCACAGAGGAAGGCTGAGGGTGGAAAAGACCG gCTGAGGGAATTTAAGGCTGTCCTGCTCCAGGCGTTTAAGGGCGCGCGCTCGCAGTCCATCCCCGTCCCGGAGCTCCTGGCCCACGTCAACAGGGGCCAGGCCGACCCGTTCGAGGAGCGCGAGGTCGAGCAGCTCCTGGGCCGCATGCAGGACGACAACCAGGTGATGGTGTCCGAGGACGTGGTCTTCCTCATCTGA
- the si:ch211-191a24.4 gene encoding MARVEL domain-containing protein 3: protein MSQPSRPHRGQRDRNGDAREHRDRRDPHNGRPPSSERSSTQPPYYPRRSSTPPPRHHRGTTREEPQESKCAHICSRRGIMLICAVLTNALVLICVVAAQMVMSGMSAMGGLAAGGFDINSAYTPFEGTELQQVRDLDMQYSQMRAPGIYGGVAFSLTMGVTSLLFVVSGNRPAHRLSPKLLVAQFVFQLVGAVAYVVAVGLYLHFVITVNATDVCKKRERLYARQGYTWMNCDVGGADAAVALFSLITAILFAAGCVLTGQTIRGVRRYRQDKERHEAGLRNQENPRRNQESAPRPANPQRAPLRSDDISI from the exons ATGAGCCAGCCGTCAAGACCGCACAGAGGGCAGCGAGACAGGAACGGTGACGCCCGGGAACACAGGGACCGGAGGGACCCGCACAATGGACGTCCGCCGTCGAGTGAGAG GTCCTCCACCCAGCCCCCGTACTACCCCCGGAGgagctccaccccccctcccagacaTCACCGGGGCACCACCAGAGAGGAACCCCAGGAGTCCAAATGCGCTCACATCTGCTCCAGGAGAG GCATCATGCTGATCTGCGCAGTCCTGACCAACGCGCTGGTGCTGATCTGCGTGGTGGCGGCGCAGATGGTGATGTCGGGCATGTCGGCCATGGGCGGCCTGGCGGCGGGCGGCTTCGACATCAACTCGGCCTACACGCCCTTCGAGGGCACGGAGCTGCAGCAGGTGCGCGACCTGGACATGCAGTACAGCCAGATGAGGGCGCCGGGCATCTACGGGGGCGTGGCCTTCAGCCTGACCATGGGCGTGACCTCGCTGCTCTTCGTGGTGTCGGGGAACAGGCCCGCCCACCGGCTGTCGCCCAAGCTGCTGGTGGCACAGTTCGTGTTCCAGCTGGTGGGCGCGGTGGCCTACGTGGTCGCCGTGGGGCTCTACCTGCACTTCGTCATCACGGTCAACGCCACCGACGTGTGCAAGAAGCGCGAGCGGCTGTACGCCCGCCAGGGCTACACCTGGATGAACTGCGACGTGGGCGGGGCCGACGCCGCCGTGGCGCTCTTCAGCCTCATCACCGCCATCCTCTTCGCCGCCGGCTGCGTGCTCACGGGCCAGACCATCCGCGGCGTTCGCCGGTACCGCCAGGATAAGGAGCGCCACGAGGCCGGCCTGCGGAACCAGGAGAACCCCCGGCGGAACCAGGAGAGCGCGCCGCGGCCCGCCAACCCCCAGAGGGCGCCACTGAGGTCCGACGACATCTCCATCTGA
- the LOC118225706 gene encoding uncharacterized protein LOC118225706 isoform X5: MLCLLCIPGLQQPRPGVTTTFLREQYFKRDGVDYSAGFASKLLLKPGAVPTVREPTANVQSVCEAKPDSDAEEEEEEAEGERVPHAVAEMCLLTALRWQRQQREALPQHRRVLRELHSLASRKREMTISGPADSSAAYAGGNPSKRTRPERAVQRWVRVTEEGEQLGGGGLYTHGTAPELSRVEDLVKVEVEVEVADGAKLALGTRRRPGRAGAAPVSGGRAGAERDGESADFTCADGRSSDKLKCEPAEISISDRAGADECGWG, encoded by the exons ATGCTGTGCCTACTGTGTATCCCGGGATTACAGCAGCCGCGACCGGGAGTCACCAC GACATTTCTCCGCGAGCAATATTTTAAACGAGATGGAGTAGACTACAGCGCTGGGTTTGCCTCGAAGTTACTGCTAAAACCGGGCGCTGTCCCAACTGTTCGCGAACCTACTGCAAACGTCCAGTCT GTGTGCGAAGCCAAACCCGATAGCgacgcggaggaggaggaggaggaggcggagggggagagagtgccCCACGCAGTTGCGGAGATGTGCCTCCTGACCGCGCTCAGGTGGCAGAGGCAGCAGCGGGAGGCCCTGCCTCAACACCGGCGTGTGCTCAGGGAGCTCCACTCCCTGGCCTCCAGGAAGAGA GAGATGACGATCAGCGGCCCTGCAGACAGCAGCGCGGCGTACGCTGGTGGAAACCCGTCCAAAAGGACACGCCCGGAGCGGGCCGTTCAGCGCTGGGTTCGAGTGACAGAGGAAGGGGAGCAGCTCGGCGGAGGAGGGCTGTACACGCACGGCACCGCTCCAGAACTCAGCCGAGTCGAGGACCTGGTcaaggtggaggtggaggtggaggtcgCGGACGGTGCGAAACTGGCGTTGGGAACCCGGCGGCGTCCCGGCCGAGCCGGAGCGGCGCCCGTTTCTGGGGGACGCGCCGGGGCCGAGCGGGACGGCGAGTCGGCGGACTTTACCTGCGCCGACGGCAGATCAAGCGATAAACTGAAATGCGAGCCCGCCGAAATCTCGATTAGCGATCGCGCGGGCGCGGACGAATGCGGCTGGGGATGA
- the LOC118225706 gene encoding uncharacterized protein LOC118225706 isoform X1: MSKVHFTCAVAGCTASNVSMHTLPRDTALRREWVNFIFSNEVPENVSQHLRLCTAHFSPDCIGNQARYNAGFASKLLLTPGAVPTVLKPASHIQQKRMGFAKTTFIKPDAVPTIIQDQDKVCEAKPDSDAEEEEEEAEGERVPHAVAEMCLLTALRWQRQQREALPQHRRVLRELHSLASRKREMTISGPADSSAAYAGGNPSKRTRPERAVQRWVRVTEEGEQLGGGGLYTHGTAPELSRVEDLVKVEVEVEVADGAKLALGTRRRPGRAGAAPVSGGRAGAERDGESADFTCADGRSSDKLKCEPAEISISDRAGADECGWG; this comes from the exons ATGAGCAAAGTTCATTTCACCTGTGCAGTGGCAGGCTGCACTGCCTCTAACGTGTCCATGCACACCCTTCCACGGGACACAGCTTTGCGCCGGGAGTGGGTCAACTTCATATTTTCCAACGAAGTGCCAGAGAACGTCAGCCAGCACCTGCGTCTCTGCACTGCCCACTTCTCGCCGGACTGCATCGGGAATCAGGCCAGGTACAACGCCGGGTTCGCCTCGAAGTTGCTCCTGACGCCAGGAGCCGTTCCTACCGTGTTGAAGCCAGCTTCGCATATTCAACAG AAGAGGATGGGTTTTGCCAAGACAACGTTTATAAAGCCAGATGCTGTACCAACTATCATTCAAGATCAAGATAAg GTGTGCGAAGCCAAACCCGATAGCgacgcggaggaggaggaggaggaggcggagggggagagagtgccCCACGCAGTTGCGGAGATGTGCCTCCTGACCGCGCTCAGGTGGCAGAGGCAGCAGCGGGAGGCCCTGCCTCAACACCGGCGTGTGCTCAGGGAGCTCCACTCCCTGGCCTCCAGGAAGAGA GAGATGACGATCAGCGGCCCTGCAGACAGCAGCGCGGCGTACGCTGGTGGAAACCCGTCCAAAAGGACACGCCCGGAGCGGGCCGTTCAGCGCTGGGTTCGAGTGACAGAGGAAGGGGAGCAGCTCGGCGGAGGAGGGCTGTACACGCACGGCACCGCTCCAGAACTCAGCCGAGTCGAGGACCTGGTcaaggtggaggtggaggtggaggtcgCGGACGGTGCGAAACTGGCGTTGGGAACCCGGCGGCGTCCCGGCCGAGCCGGAGCGGCGCCCGTTTCTGGGGGACGCGCCGGGGCCGAGCGGGACGGCGAGTCGGCGGACTTTACCTGCGCCGACGGCAGATCAAGCGATAAACTGAAATGCGAGCCCGCCGAAATCTCGATTAGCGATCGCGCGGGCGCGGACGAATGCGGCTGGGGATGA
- the LOC118225706 gene encoding uncharacterized protein LOC118225706 isoform X4: MEGFGDRGGFFFSSKIWTRRTEVDFAYCGTFLREQYFKRDGVDYSAGFASKLLLKPGAVPTVREPTANVQSVCEAKPDSDAEEEEEEAEGERVPHAVAEMCLLTALRWQRQQREALPQHRRVLRELHSLASRKREMTISGPADSSAAYAGGNPSKRTRPERAVQRWVRVTEEGEQLGGGGLYTHGTAPELSRVEDLVKVEVEVEVADGAKLALGTRRRPGRAGAAPVSGGRAGAERDGESADFTCADGRSSDKLKCEPAEISISDRAGADECGWG; the protein is encoded by the exons atggaaGGTTTTGGAGACcgaggtggtttttttttctcgtctaAGATTTGGACACGTAGGACTGAAGTCGACTTTGCATATTGTGG GACATTTCTCCGCGAGCAATATTTTAAACGAGATGGAGTAGACTACAGCGCTGGGTTTGCCTCGAAGTTACTGCTAAAACCGGGCGCTGTCCCAACTGTTCGCGAACCTACTGCAAACGTCCAGTCT GTGTGCGAAGCCAAACCCGATAGCgacgcggaggaggaggaggaggaggcggagggggagagagtgccCCACGCAGTTGCGGAGATGTGCCTCCTGACCGCGCTCAGGTGGCAGAGGCAGCAGCGGGAGGCCCTGCCTCAACACCGGCGTGTGCTCAGGGAGCTCCACTCCCTGGCCTCCAGGAAGAGA GAGATGACGATCAGCGGCCCTGCAGACAGCAGCGCGGCGTACGCTGGTGGAAACCCGTCCAAAAGGACACGCCCGGAGCGGGCCGTTCAGCGCTGGGTTCGAGTGACAGAGGAAGGGGAGCAGCTCGGCGGAGGAGGGCTGTACACGCACGGCACCGCTCCAGAACTCAGCCGAGTCGAGGACCTGGTcaaggtggaggtggaggtggaggtcgCGGACGGTGCGAAACTGGCGTTGGGAACCCGGCGGCGTCCCGGCCGAGCCGGAGCGGCGCCCGTTTCTGGGGGACGCGCCGGGGCCGAGCGGGACGGCGAGTCGGCGGACTTTACCTGCGCCGACGGCAGATCAAGCGATAAACTGAAATGCGAGCCCGCCGAAATCTCGATTAGCGATCGCGCGGGCGCGGACGAATGCGGCTGGGGATGA
- the LOC118225706 gene encoding uncharacterized protein LOC118225706 isoform X3, whose amino-acid sequence MSKVHFTCAVAGCTASNVSMHTLPRDTALRREWVNFIFSNEVPENVSQHLRLCTAHFSPDCIGNQARYNAGFASKLLLTPGAVPTVLKPASHIQQVCEAKPDSDAEEEEEEAEGERVPHAVAEMCLLTALRWQRQQREALPQHRRVLRELHSLASRKREMTISGPADSSAAYAGGNPSKRTRPERAVQRWVRVTEEGEQLGGGGLYTHGTAPELSRVEDLVKVEVEVEVADGAKLALGTRRRPGRAGAAPVSGGRAGAERDGESADFTCADGRSSDKLKCEPAEISISDRAGADECGWG is encoded by the exons ATGAGCAAAGTTCATTTCACCTGTGCAGTGGCAGGCTGCACTGCCTCTAACGTGTCCATGCACACCCTTCCACGGGACACAGCTTTGCGCCGGGAGTGGGTCAACTTCATATTTTCCAACGAAGTGCCAGAGAACGTCAGCCAGCACCTGCGTCTCTGCACTGCCCACTTCTCGCCGGACTGCATCGGGAATCAGGCCAGGTACAACGCCGGGTTCGCCTCGAAGTTGCTCCTGACGCCAGGAGCCGTTCCTACCGTGTTGAAGCCAGCTTCGCATATTCAACAG GTGTGCGAAGCCAAACCCGATAGCgacgcggaggaggaggaggaggaggcggagggggagagagtgccCCACGCAGTTGCGGAGATGTGCCTCCTGACCGCGCTCAGGTGGCAGAGGCAGCAGCGGGAGGCCCTGCCTCAACACCGGCGTGTGCTCAGGGAGCTCCACTCCCTGGCCTCCAGGAAGAGA GAGATGACGATCAGCGGCCCTGCAGACAGCAGCGCGGCGTACGCTGGTGGAAACCCGTCCAAAAGGACACGCCCGGAGCGGGCCGTTCAGCGCTGGGTTCGAGTGACAGAGGAAGGGGAGCAGCTCGGCGGAGGAGGGCTGTACACGCACGGCACCGCTCCAGAACTCAGCCGAGTCGAGGACCTGGTcaaggtggaggtggaggtggaggtcgCGGACGGTGCGAAACTGGCGTTGGGAACCCGGCGGCGTCCCGGCCGAGCCGGAGCGGCGCCCGTTTCTGGGGGACGCGCCGGGGCCGAGCGGGACGGCGAGTCGGCGGACTTTACCTGCGCCGACGGCAGATCAAGCGATAAACTGAAATGCGAGCCCGCCGAAATCTCGATTAGCGATCGCGCGGGCGCGGACGAATGCGGCTGGGGATGA
- the LOC118225706 gene encoding THAP domain-containing protein 1 A-like isoform X2, which yields MADCAVLGCDPEAGTSFHSLPKEPVLKQKWVAFVYRNRVHVPDSIEGIRVCSAHFTDDCFQNLMQKSMGFAKKLILNPDAVPTVYPGITAAATGSHHVCEAKPDSDAEEEEEEAEGERVPHAVAEMCLLTALRWQRQQREALPQHRRVLRELHSLASRKREMTISGPADSSAAYAGGNPSKRTRPERAVQRWVRVTEEGEQLGGGGLYTHGTAPELSRVEDLVKVEVEVEVADGAKLALGTRRRPGRAGAAPVSGGRAGAERDGESADFTCADGRSSDKLKCEPAEISISDRAGADECGWG from the exons ATGGCAGACTGCGCAGTTTTAGGGTGCGATCCCGAGGCAGGGACTTCGTTCCACTCGTTACCGAAGGAGCCCGTTCTCAAACAAAAATGGGTGGCATTTGTTTATAGGAATCGCGTGCATGTGCCTGACAGCATAGAGGGAATCCGTGTCTGTAGCGCGCATTTTACTGACGACTGCTTCCAGAACCTCATGCAGAAGTCCATGGGTTTCGCGAAGAAATTGATTCTGAATCCAGATGCTGTGCCTACTGTGTATCCCGGGATTACAGCAGCCGCGACCGGGAGTCACCAC GTGTGCGAAGCCAAACCCGATAGCgacgcggaggaggaggaggaggaggcggagggggagagagtgccCCACGCAGTTGCGGAGATGTGCCTCCTGACCGCGCTCAGGTGGCAGAGGCAGCAGCGGGAGGCCCTGCCTCAACACCGGCGTGTGCTCAGGGAGCTCCACTCCCTGGCCTCCAGGAAGAGA GAGATGACGATCAGCGGCCCTGCAGACAGCAGCGCGGCGTACGCTGGTGGAAACCCGTCCAAAAGGACACGCCCGGAGCGGGCCGTTCAGCGCTGGGTTCGAGTGACAGAGGAAGGGGAGCAGCTCGGCGGAGGAGGGCTGTACACGCACGGCACCGCTCCAGAACTCAGCCGAGTCGAGGACCTGGTcaaggtggaggtggaggtggaggtcgCGGACGGTGCGAAACTGGCGTTGGGAACCCGGCGGCGTCCCGGCCGAGCCGGAGCGGCGCCCGTTTCTGGGGGACGCGCCGGGGCCGAGCGGGACGGCGAGTCGGCGGACTTTACCTGCGCCGACGGCAGATCAAGCGATAAACTGAAATGCGAGCCCGCCGAAATCTCGATTAGCGATCGCGCGGGCGCGGACGAATGCGGCTGGGGATGA